A single genomic interval of Streptomyces sp. BA2 harbors:
- a CDS encoding GbsR/MarR family transcriptional regulator, protein MAVAPDGTRQGTDQELAVGRFIEHFALSMTGLGFPRMAARVFVAVLISKDGLTAVELAAQLKISRAAVSQAVRYLMQLGLVERQREPGQRHDHYRVVDGTWYEMFARRDEVFLRLEENLADGIVALGSENPGAARLDETRRFFEFIRGEVPKLMTRWRESQGKAPDDES, encoded by the coding sequence ATGGCGGTCGCCCCGGACGGCACTCGACAAGGCACCGACCAGGAGCTGGCGGTGGGCCGCTTCATCGAGCACTTCGCCCTCAGCATGACGGGGCTCGGTTTTCCACGGATGGCGGCGCGGGTGTTCGTGGCCGTACTCATCTCCAAGGACGGGCTGACGGCCGTCGAGCTGGCGGCGCAGCTGAAGATCAGCCGGGCCGCGGTGTCACAGGCGGTGCGTTATCTGATGCAGTTGGGGCTGGTCGAGCGGCAGCGTGAGCCGGGCCAGCGTCATGATCACTACCGGGTCGTGGACGGCACGTGGTACGAGATGTTCGCCCGCCGCGACGAGGTGTTCCTGCGGCTGGAGGAGAACCTCGCCGACGGGATCGTCGCGCTCGGCAGTGAGAACCCGGGGGCTGCGCGGCTGGACGAGACGCGGCGGTTCTTCGAGTTCATCCGCGGCGAGGTGCCCAAGCTCATGACTCGCTGGCGCGAGTCGCAGGGTAAGGCTCCGGACGACGAGTCCTGA
- a CDS encoding HAD-IIIC family phosphatase: MSPAPVPPPAADPVADLHRSGRLIAEYRRLPALLRGLGDDELQRAGRLLTRLSADEVLAEHPEQPTVSVTVTGHGTVAGLIPPLTAQLARHGLLLRPHVADFGSWLFDLADPASEVYAAGGDLVVCVLDADVVFDEVPRPWRPEDVERVLAEKVRLLDKLAATHAAAGSGTLVYTSLPLPREFPAQLVDHRSRARLGAVWRDGNARLLGLMEEHPGLVVLDLDQLLTGPAALGDARLAAYTGTPYTPELTAALARDLAHLVRGRSGRAKKVLALDLDGTLWGGVLGDDGPEGIEVAGGRRGRAFRHLQQVLAQLASRGVLLAAVSKNDLEPVQQVLREHPEMILREDDFVRVVANWEPKHENLRALADDLNLGLDSLVFADDSAYECGLVARELPEVTVLHLDGDPALHAERVLADGWFDVRDVTEDDVRRPARYREEFVRKDFLDSFASLEDYLRELEVRVELTAAGEADTARLAQLTQRTNQFNLTTRRLQEDEVRALAGSPGQLVLAIRSGDRFGDNGLVGAVFVRTGGPVWHIDNFLLSCRVFARGIEQGCLAVLLEHARAAGAGAVEARYVPSSKNGKVKDFYPRNGFDASGHTEDGTALFRHELRRITAAPGHLGLTVHWKREGTR; encoded by the coding sequence GTGTCCCCGGCCCCCGTTCCCCCGCCCGCCGCCGACCCCGTGGCCGACCTGCACCGGTCCGGCCGCCTGATCGCCGAGTATCGGCGGCTGCCCGCCCTGCTGCGCGGGCTCGGCGATGACGAATTGCAGCGCGCAGGGCGGTTGTTGACACGCCTGTCCGCCGACGAGGTGCTCGCCGAGCACCCGGAGCAGCCGACCGTGTCGGTCACGGTCACCGGGCACGGGACGGTGGCTGGTCTGATCCCGCCGCTCACCGCGCAACTGGCCCGGCACGGGCTGCTGCTGCGGCCGCATGTCGCCGATTTCGGCAGTTGGCTCTTCGATCTGGCCGATCCGGCGAGCGAGGTGTATGCGGCCGGCGGTGACCTGGTCGTGTGTGTGCTGGACGCCGACGTGGTGTTCGACGAGGTTCCCCGGCCGTGGCGGCCCGAGGACGTGGAGCGGGTGCTGGCCGAGAAGGTCCGGCTGCTGGACAAGCTCGCCGCCACCCACGCCGCTGCGGGGTCGGGCACGCTCGTGTACACCTCGCTGCCCCTTCCCCGTGAGTTTCCGGCCCAGTTGGTGGACCACCGCTCCCGGGCCCGGCTGGGCGCGGTCTGGCGGGACGGGAACGCCCGGCTGCTGGGGCTGATGGAGGAACATCCGGGTCTTGTCGTCCTCGACCTGGACCAGCTGCTCACCGGCCCGGCCGCCCTGGGCGACGCCCGCCTGGCGGCGTACACGGGGACGCCGTACACGCCGGAGCTCACCGCCGCGCTCGCCCGCGATCTGGCCCATCTGGTGCGCGGCCGGTCCGGCCGGGCGAAGAAGGTGCTGGCCCTGGACCTGGACGGCACGTTGTGGGGCGGGGTGCTGGGCGACGACGGCCCGGAGGGCATCGAGGTCGCCGGCGGGCGCAGGGGCCGGGCCTTTCGGCACCTGCAACAGGTGCTCGCGCAACTCGCGTCGCGCGGGGTGCTGCTGGCCGCGGTCAGCAAGAACGACCTGGAGCCGGTGCAGCAGGTGCTGCGCGAGCACCCCGAGATGATCCTGCGCGAGGACGACTTCGTGCGTGTGGTGGCCAACTGGGAGCCCAAGCACGAAAATCTGCGAGCCCTTGCCGACGACCTCAATCTCGGCCTGGACAGTCTGGTCTTCGCCGACGACAGCGCATACGAGTGCGGTCTGGTCGCCCGCGAACTGCCCGAAGTCACCGTGCTGCATCTGGACGGCGATCCGGCGCTGCACGCCGAACGGGTACTCGCCGACGGCTGGTTCGACGTGCGGGACGTCACGGAGGACGACGTACGGCGCCCGGCGCGCTACCGCGAGGAGTTCGTCCGCAAGGACTTCCTGGACTCCTTCGCCTCGCTGGAGGACTACTTGCGGGAGCTGGAGGTGCGGGTCGAACTGACCGCGGCGGGCGAGGCCGACACCGCCCGGCTCGCCCAGCTCACCCAGCGCACCAACCAGTTCAACCTGACGACCCGGCGGCTCCAGGAGGACGAGGTACGCGCCCTGGCCGGCTCGCCGGGACAGTTGGTCCTCGCCATCCGGTCCGGCGACCGCTTCGGGGACAACGGGCTGGTGGGGGCGGTGTTCGTGCGAACCGGCGGGCCGGTGTGGCACATCGACAACTTCCTGCTCAGCTGCCGGGTCTTCGCCCGGGGCATCGAACAGGGCTGCCTGGCCGTGCTGCTGGAGCACGCCCGCGCCGCCGGTGCCGGCGCGGTCGAGGCGCGTTATGTGCCGTCCTCGAAGAACGGCAAGGTCAAGGACTTCTATCCACGCAACGGCTTCGACGCGTCGGGGCACACCGAGGACGGGACCGCCCTGTTCCGTCACGAGCTGCGGCGGATCACGGCGGCACCCGGGCATCTGGGCCTGACGGTGCACTGGAAGCGGGAGGGAACACGATGA
- a CDS encoding alpha/beta fold hydrolase, with protein MNDVAELKEFTAVHARALQLPPELYEGVLDRVTNDEDGAPGSWAVEWSAAAATLTGSGQLLPAFLCSAMARFPFVDGPARRSAYEQARAVFDRWRAQHPDIEPVRVKLPDGELVCWAGGLSAGEPKPLLLVTGGIVSVKEQWAPVVLQAAQLGMAVVVTELPGVGENTLAYNRESWRMLPAVLDAVADRADVSRTYALANSFGGHLALRWAGRDARLRGIVTSGAPVSVFFTDGDWQRQLPRVTRDTLARLTGVAPGDDAALGDVLADWPLTPEELSALDIPVCYSASLRDEIIPAGDPVFLRRHVRRLALNEFDDVHGAPGHVQQTVQWTFGSLLAMRDGALPS; from the coding sequence ATGAACGACGTCGCCGAACTCAAGGAGTTCACGGCCGTCCACGCCCGGGCGCTGCAGCTGCCGCCCGAGCTCTACGAAGGGGTGCTGGACCGCGTCACCAACGACGAGGACGGCGCCCCGGGTTCGTGGGCGGTGGAGTGGTCGGCGGCCGCGGCCACGCTTACCGGGTCGGGTCAGTTGCTGCCGGCCTTCCTGTGCTCGGCCATGGCCCGCTTCCCGTTCGTCGACGGTCCGGCGCGGCGCTCGGCGTACGAGCAAGCGCGGGCGGTGTTCGACCGGTGGCGCGCACAGCATCCGGACATCGAGCCGGTGCGGGTGAAGTTGCCCGATGGTGAGCTGGTCTGCTGGGCGGGTGGTCTGTCCGCCGGGGAGCCGAAGCCGCTGCTGCTGGTGACGGGAGGGATCGTCAGCGTGAAGGAGCAGTGGGCACCGGTCGTGCTCCAGGCGGCCCAGCTGGGCATGGCGGTGGTGGTGACGGAGCTGCCTGGCGTGGGCGAGAACACCCTTGCGTACAACCGGGAGAGCTGGCGGATGCTGCCGGCCGTGCTGGACGCGGTCGCGGACCGTGCGGACGTCTCCCGCACCTACGCCCTCGCGAACAGCTTCGGGGGTCATCTGGCGCTGCGTTGGGCCGGGCGGGATGCGCGGCTGCGTGGGATCGTGACGTCCGGGGCGCCGGTCAGTGTCTTCTTCACGGACGGCGACTGGCAGCGTCAGCTGCCGCGCGTCACCCGGGACACGCTGGCTCGTCTGACGGGCGTCGCCCCCGGCGACGACGCGGCGCTGGGCGATGTGCTGGCCGATTGGCCGTTGACGCCGGAGGAGCTCTCCGCGCTGGACATCCCGGTGTGCTACTCGGCCAGTTTGCGCGACGAGATCATTCCCGCGGGGGATCCGGTGTTCCTGCGTCGGCATGTGCGGCGGCTGGCCCTCAATGAGTTCGACGACGTGCACGGTGCTCCGGGGCACGTCCAGCAGACCGTGCAGTGGACGTTCGGCTCGCTGCTGGCCATGCGAGACGGCGCCCTGCCGTCCTGA
- a CDS encoding ABC transporter permease, with amino-acid sequence MSRYFAGTGDLLRLALRRDRIQLPLWIFGLTLVQTATASSISGLYETEKDRIAAQTSAADNPASLVFSGLVSGASEGATAMTQSLLLVLVAAALMSTLAVIRHTRQNEELGRSELIGSTAVGRHAALTAGLLLAILANVVLAVVSALGLASAGLPLGSSFAAGAALGAVGVSFAGVAAITAQIWESARAANGAAAAVLGVAFMLRAVGDVAGRTTGGGLRVESAWPSWLSPIGWGQQLRPYDQDNWWVLALPLAAFAVQVGVAFALTRIRDVGMGMRAVKPRPPEATPALLSPTGLAWFLHRGSLAGWAVGVSVMSFAFGVVGDEINDLIGDSERTAEIIQQLGGTGSLLDSYLSATIGLMGLAVAGFAVQSLNRMRNEETTGGMETVLSTATSRFSWMTGHLVVTLAGVTVLMLLTGTSAAVGYGLATGDMGAEFGSLVAAALVRLPAVLVLAAFAVLVFGSLPRLAVGLPWAVFALCLLISQIGSTLDLPQVVRDISPFSHVPGLPGGDFTVGPLLVLLVITAVLTAAGTALFRRRDVALQ; translated from the coding sequence ATGAGCCGCTACTTCGCCGGCACCGGTGACCTCCTGCGGCTCGCCCTGCGCCGGGACCGGATCCAACTCCCGCTGTGGATCTTCGGCCTGACACTGGTACAGACGGCCACCGCCTCGAGCATCAGCGGTCTGTACGAGACCGAGAAGGACCGGATCGCCGCCCAGACCAGTGCCGCGGACAACCCGGCCTCACTGGTGTTCAGCGGCCTGGTCTCCGGCGCCAGCGAGGGCGCCACTGCGATGACGCAGTCCTTGCTGCTCGTGCTGGTGGCCGCCGCCCTGATGAGCACCCTCGCCGTCATCCGGCACACCCGGCAGAACGAGGAACTGGGGCGTTCCGAGCTGATCGGCTCCACCGCCGTCGGGCGGCACGCTGCCCTCACTGCCGGCCTGCTGCTCGCGATCCTGGCCAACGTGGTGCTCGCCGTCGTGAGCGCCTTGGGACTCGCCTCGGCGGGGCTGCCACTGGGCTCCTCCTTCGCGGCCGGCGCCGCGCTCGGCGCGGTCGGTGTCTCCTTCGCCGGCGTCGCCGCGATCACCGCCCAGATCTGGGAGAGCGCCCGGGCCGCCAACGGCGCCGCGGCGGCCGTGCTCGGTGTGGCGTTTATGCTGCGCGCCGTCGGCGACGTGGCCGGCCGCACCACCGGCGGCGGCCTGCGCGTGGAGAGCGCCTGGCCTTCCTGGCTCTCCCCGATCGGCTGGGGCCAGCAACTGCGCCCCTACGACCAGGACAACTGGTGGGTGCTGGCCCTGCCACTCGCCGCCTTCGCCGTCCAGGTCGGTGTGGCCTTCGCCCTGACCCGTATCCGCGACGTCGGTATGGGCATGCGCGCGGTCAAGCCCCGCCCGCCCGAGGCCACCCCCGCTCTCCTCAGCCCGACCGGTCTGGCCTGGTTCCTGCACCGTGGCTCCCTGGCCGGCTGGGCCGTCGGGGTGTCCGTCATGAGCTTCGCCTTCGGAGTCGTCGGCGACGAGATCAACGACCTGATCGGCGACAGCGAACGAACCGCCGAGATCATCCAGCAACTCGGCGGCACCGGCTCGCTGCTGGACTCCTACCTGTCCGCCACCATCGGCCTGATGGGCCTCGCGGTCGCCGGATTCGCCGTGCAGTCCCTGAACCGGATGCGCAACGAGGAGACCACCGGCGGAATGGAAACCGTGCTGTCCACGGCCACCAGCCGGTTCAGCTGGATGACGGGCCATCTGGTCGTCACGCTCGCCGGGGTCACCGTACTCATGTTGCTCACCGGGACCAGTGCCGCCGTCGGCTACGGCCTGGCCACCGGCGACATGGGAGCGGAGTTCGGTTCCCTCGTCGCGGCCGCGCTGGTGCGCCTTCCGGCCGTGCTGGTGCTGGCGGCGTTCGCCGTGCTCGTCTTCGGCTCCCTGCCCAGGCTCGCCGTAGGCCTGCCCTGGGCGGTGTTCGCGCTGTGCCTGCTGATCAGCCAGATCGGCTCGACCCTGGACCTGCCGCAGGTGGTCCGCGACATCTCGCCGTTCAGCCACGTGCCCGGGCTGCCCGGCGGCGACTTCACCGTCGGCCCGCTACTGGTACTGCTGGTGATCACGGCGGTGCTCACCGCCGCAGGCACCGCCCTGTTCCGCCGCCGCGACGTGGCCCTCCAGTGA
- a CDS encoding ATP-binding cassette domain-containing protein — MTNSIAVAGLVKTFGQVRALDGFDLTVRQGEVHGLLGPNGAGKSTAIRVLLGLLRADAGEVRMLGGDPWHEAVDLHRRLTYVPGDVNLWPNLSGGESIDLIGRLRGGIDKKRRDELLERFKLDPTKKFRTYSKGNRQKVALVAALASDVELFIFDEPTSGLDPLMESVFQSYVLDLKRAGATVLLSSHILAEAEALCDRVSIIREGRIVESGSMKELRHLTRVSVTVQTERELTGLDRFEGVHDVRSVADGLSFTVDSGKVGAVISHAADFGIVSLTSTPPTLEELFMRHYGDEVPAQPETAGARR, encoded by the coding sequence GTGACGAACTCTATTGCCGTGGCAGGCTTAGTGAAGACGTTCGGTCAGGTTCGGGCCCTCGACGGCTTCGACCTGACGGTCAGGCAGGGTGAGGTGCACGGCCTCCTGGGGCCCAACGGCGCCGGCAAATCCACGGCCATCCGGGTCCTGCTCGGCCTGCTGAGGGCCGACGCCGGCGAGGTGCGGATGCTGGGCGGAGACCCGTGGCACGAGGCCGTGGACCTCCACCGCCGTCTCACCTATGTCCCGGGAGACGTGAACCTCTGGCCCAATCTCTCCGGCGGCGAGTCGATCGACCTGATCGGCAGGTTGCGCGGCGGCATCGACAAGAAGCGCCGCGACGAGTTGCTGGAGCGGTTCAAACTCGACCCGACGAAGAAGTTCCGTACCTACTCCAAGGGCAACCGGCAGAAGGTGGCGCTGGTCGCCGCGCTCGCATCGGACGTGGAGCTGTTCATCTTCGACGAGCCCACCTCCGGCCTCGACCCCCTCATGGAGTCGGTCTTCCAGAGCTATGTGCTCGACCTGAAGCGGGCCGGCGCGACCGTACTGCTGTCCAGTCACATCCTGGCCGAGGCAGAGGCCCTGTGCGACCGCGTCAGCATCATCCGTGAGGGCCGCATCGTGGAGTCCGGCTCGATGAAGGAACTGCGTCACCTCACCCGTGTCTCGGTCACGGTCCAGACGGAACGCGAGCTGACCGGCCTGGACCGGTTCGAAGGAGTCCACGACGTGCGCTCCGTCGCCGACGGGCTCAGCTTCACCGTGGACAGCGGCAAGGTCGGTGCCGTGATCAGTCACGCGGCCGACTTCGGCATCGTGTCGCTGACCAGCACCCCACCCACCCTGGAAGAGCTGTTCATGCGGCACTACGGCGACGAGGTGCCCGCCCAGCCCGAGACGGCCGGAGCACGGCGATGA